In one window of Henckelia pumila isolate YLH828 chromosome 1, ASM3356847v2, whole genome shotgun sequence DNA:
- the LOC140886877 gene encoding G-type lectin S-receptor-like serine/threonine-protein kinase SD2-5, which yields MGGARRFLYPNPIICFLILFLVETCRASVQNFGKLSPGFNGSYMYWIDNDGLFLVSNDSNFAFGFTTTQDPTLFLLVVMHKSSSTIVWTANRGSPVQNSDDFVFDDTGNAYLQSGGSVIWSTGTADKGVSSIHLLDSGNLVFIGNDGALVWQTFTHPTDTLLSNQDFSAGMKLVSDPGFNNLTYSLEIKSGDMFLSAGFSPPQPYWTMGSDSRRTINRDGSNVTSAILTANSWKFYDPDKVLLWQFIFSAGNNANGTWVAVLGNDSSITFSMLQGSSTNPSPTRIPQHQCGRPAACDPYYICYPGNECQCPSSLQPCQSATFPSCDTSTSTSTPTHAAVELVSGGDGLSYFALGFVQPFSKTTLSGCKDSCLANCTCGALFFESSSGSCFLFDQIGSMDASTNGAGFTSYIKISTSGDRGRDNGRSGNKRFPIVIIVVIVTVIIILAMLFAGYKFFRKSNKVPESPKVSSEEDNFLEVLSGMPIRFSYKDLQTATNSFTVKLGQGGFGSVYRGNLPDGAQLAVKKLEGIGQGKKEFRAEVSIIGSIHHHHLVRLKGFCAEGTHRLLVYEYMANGSLEKWLFRKDKGEFLLDWDTRYNIALGTAKGLAYLHEDCDLKIVHCDIKPENVLLDDHFMAKVSDFGLAKLMTREQSHVFTTLRGTRGYLAPEWITNYAISEKSDVYSYGMVLLELIGGRKNYDQAEGSEKSHFPSYAFRMLEEGKQKDIIDAKLKIGEEDERVDIAIKVALWCIQDDMYLRPPMTKVVQMLEGLSPVPLPPTASQMGSRLYSSFFKSISEEGTSSGPSDCNSEAYLSAVRLSGPR from the coding sequence ATGGGTGGTGCGAGGAGGTTTCTCTATCCTAACCCAATAATTTGTTTTTTGATTCTGTTTCTCGTCGAAACTTGTCGTGCTAGCGTTCAAAACTTTGGGAAACTCAGCCCTGGCTTCAACGGCTCTTATATGTACTGGATAGACAATGATGGCTTGTTCCTCGTATCCAACGACTCCAATTTTGCCTTCGGATTCACCACCACCCAAGATCCCACACTGTTTCTTCTGGTTGTCATGCACAAAAGCAGCTCCACTATAGTTTGGACTGCCAACAGAGGCTCCCCTGTTCAGAATTCAGATGACTTTGTATTTGATGACACCGGAAATGCTTACTTACAGAGCGGGGGATCCGTGATTTGGTCCACCGGCACTGCTGATAAAGGAGTGTCCTCCATCCATTTACTAGATTCTGGGAATCTCGTCTTCATTGGAAATGATGGGGCTCTTGTTTGGCAAACTTTTACCCACCCCACTGACACCCTTCTGTCCAATCAAGACTTCTCCGCAGGAATGAAACTTGTTAGTGATCCTGGCTTCAATAACTTGACCTATTCTCTCGAGATTAAATCTGGGGATATGTTTCTTTCCGCAGGTTTCAGTCCTCCGCAGCCTTACTGGACTATGGGAAGCGACAGCCGAAGAACCATCAATCGAGATGGTAGTAATGTCACTTCTGCGATTCTCACTGCTAATTCATGGAAATTTTATGATCCAGACAAGGTGTTGCTGTGGCAGTTCATATTTTCTGCAGGTAACAATGCCAATGGAACTTGGGTGGCAGTGTTGGGGAATGACAGCTCCATCACTTTCTCCATGCTTCAAGGAAGTTCCACCAATCCTTCCCCTACAAGAATACCTCAACATCAGTGTGGCAGACCTGCAGCTTGTGACCCATATTATATCTGTTATCCTGGCAACGAATGTCAGTGCCCATCGTCCCTCCAGCCATGCCAGTCGGCCACGTTTCCTTCGTGCGATACCTCAACCTCAACCTCAACCCCAACCCATGCAGCAGTGGAGCTTGTAAGTGGCGGTGATGGTCTCAGTTATTTCGCTCTCGGATTTGTTCAACCATTTTCAAAAACCACTCTTTCTGGGTGCAAAGATTCCTGCCTCGCAAATTGTACTTGTGGTGCTTTGTTCTTTGAGAGCAGCTCGGGAAGTTGTTTTCTTTTCGACCAAATAGGAAGCATGGACGCATCCACAAATGGGGCTGGCTTTACTTCCTACATCAAAATTTCTACTAGTGGAGACAGAGGCCGAGATAACGGACGCAGTGGTAATAAACGCTTCCCTATCGTCATTATCGTCGTAATTGTCACGGTCATTATTATATTGGCTATGCTTTTTGCCGGTTACAAGTTCTTCCGTAAGAGCAACAAAGTGCCCGAGTCTCCGAAAGTGAGTTCGGAAGAGGATAACTTCTTGGAAGTTTTGTCGGGGATGCCAATCCGTTTCAGTTACAAGGATCTACAGACTGCGACAAATAGTTTTACTGTGAAACTTGGCCAAGGAGGGTTTGGCTCAGTTTACCGGGGAAATCTCCCCGACGGTGCACAACTAGCAGTGAAGAAATTGGAAGGTATTGGCCAAGGAAAGAAAGAATTTCGAGCTGAGGTTAGCATCATAGGCAGCATACACCACCATCACCTGGTGAGGCTCAAAGGCTTCTGTGCTGAAGGGACCCACCGGCTATTGGTATACGAGTACATGGCAAATGGCTCTTTAGAAAAATGGCTTTTCAGGAAAGACAAAGGAGAATTCTTGTTGGACTGGGATACTAGATACAATATTGCATTGGGTACTGCCAAGGGCCTGGCTTATCTCCACGAAGACTGTGATCTAAAGATAGTTCACTGTGACATAAAACCTGAAAACGTGCTTCTTGACGATCACTTTATGGCTAAGGTTTCAGATTTTGGGCTGGCTAAGCTGATGACTAGAGAACAAAGCCATGTTTTTACCACATTAAGAGGCACTAGAGGCTATCTTGCACCAGAATGGATTACAAACTATGCTATATCAGAGAAGAGTGACGTTTATAGCTATGGTATGGTGTTACTTGAGTTAATCGGAGGGAGAAAAAACTACGATCAAGCAGAAGGCTCCGAAAAATCCCACTTTCCTAGTTATGCTTTTAGAATGTTGGAAGAAGGGAAACAGAAGGATATTATTGATGCTAAACTGAAGATAGGCGAAGAGGATGAAAGGGTTGACATAGCAATAAAAGTTGCTTTGTGGTGCATTCAGGATGATATGTACCTTCGACCGCCAATGACAAAAGTAGTCCAAATGCTTGAAGGACTTAGCCCTGTCCCATTGCCGCCAACAGCTTCTCAAATGGGCTCTCGTCTTTACTCGAGCTTCTTCAAGTCCATAAGCGAGGAAGGCACTTCATCGGGTCCATCAGATTGTAACAGTGAGGCGTATCTTTCTGCTGTTCGGCTTTCTGGTCCAAGATAA